One stretch of Thermanaerosceptrum fracticalcis DNA includes these proteins:
- the ispF gene encoding 2-C-methyl-D-erythritol 2,4-cyclodiphosphate synthase, which translates to MRIGFGYDVHALVEGRKLIIGGIQIPHEKGLQGHSDADVLLHAVMDALLGAAALGDIGQHFPDRDERFKDIDSGLLLTEVARLLHSKGYTCHNLDCTVVAQSPQIAPYREEMRKRIAQLLGIPLEQVSIKATTTEGLGFTGRKEGIAAYAVCTITSIG; encoded by the coding sequence ATGCGGATTGGTTTTGGTTATGATGTACATGCTTTGGTAGAGGGAAGAAAACTCATTATTGGTGGGATCCAGATACCCCATGAAAAAGGATTGCAAGGCCATTCGGATGCAGATGTCCTCCTCCATGCCGTCATGGATGCCTTGTTGGGGGCAGCGGCGCTGGGTGATATAGGACAGCATTTTCCCGATAGGGATGAACGATTTAAAGACATAGACAGCGGCCTCCTGTTAACAGAAGTAGCCCGGTTGTTACATAGTAAAGGATATACATGTCATAACTTGGATTGTACAGTGGTGGCCCAGTCTCCCCAAATTGCGCCCTACCGGGAGGAAATGAGAAAAAGGATAGCCCAGTTATTGGGTATTCCCTTAGAACAGGTAAGTATAAAGGCTACCACGACTGAAGGGTTGGGTTTTACCGGTAGAAAAGAGGGTATTGCAGCCTATGCCGTGTGCACCATAACTAGTATCGGGTAA